The bacterium DNA window TATAAAACTTAAACCTTCAATTCAAAATTCAAAATTTAGAATTCAAAATTTCTTAAAAGGTGGATGAATTTTTAAACAGATAAACACACACTATCTATTTTTGCACTAAGTGATGGAAGATACTATAGTTAAACCAGAAGAGCTAAAAGGCATTCTTGATTGCGACCTTCTTATGATCCGTACGGGATTTTTTAAATTCCGTCAATCTGATATTTATCGGCTGAATAATCCTGGTATATCTTCTTTATCGGCAGAATGGCTTCGCAGAAAACATCCACACATAAAAGCTATAGGCATTGATTCAATCTCGGTTTCTTCCTTTCAACATAGGGAGGAGGGACGAAGGACACATCAGATATTGCTTGCCGAACAGGGTTATCCTGGATGTCCTATGCTCCTCATAGAAGATATGGACCTCTCATTCAATAATGGCAAATTGCTTAAGGTATATGTAGTTCCCTTGATGCTTGAGGGTGTGGATAGTATGCCCTGTAGTGTTATTGGAGAGTATGAATAAGGATAAATGAAAGCAAATATCTTTCTAGCTGATGATAGGATATCTGACAAAAAACTGATAAGGATAATTGCTGACAAAAAAATAGATTGGTGGATATATTTGGGCTCCAATTATGAAACTCATCTTCATTATTGCTCTATTATTCCAAAATCCGTGAAAAAAATAGGTATGGGCAGGTCCTTGCAATCAGTCGCAAAAAAACTTAGAAGGCCTTTTATTGATCTTATCGGAGACCTGGGAGAAAAATACGACTCTCTTACCTGGTGGTGTTCTAGGATCTCTGAAAAAAATCCCCTTGTTAGCTCTTTATTTTTGAAAATATGCTATTTCTTTCTCTTAAAAGATATAGTTGCCAACAAGGAGGGAAATATTCTTATTATCTCATTAAGTTCGGTTTTAAATAATTTAATAGCCAAAGAGCTTGGAAAGGATGGTTGTAGAATTAACTGGATAGGAAATAAACCTTCTTATTGTATAATCACCATTAAAAGATTATTCGTAGAGGTCTTAAAATGTGCTTTATTCTTTCTCTTTGAGAATATTAAACGATCAATTATTGCTAAACAGCAATCTTTACCTCTGCCAGATAAGAAGGAGGGCAAAAAAACTCTAGTGCTACATTCATGGTATGACGAAGGGTGTTTTGAGGGAAATGCAATAAAGCATCGTTATTTTGGAGATCTTTCTGAAATGGCTATAAGCAAAGGGTATCAGGTTATAATTATTCCCGAGATATACAATATAAAACGATCATACAAAGAAGCTTTAAGGTTTATGTTAAAGAACACTTCAAAAGACAAGTTCTATGTTCCTAAAGAATACTTCTTTAGAATGATTGATTATTTTAATGCTGTGAAGGTAGTATTTAGTCAGATTATGTTCAAATTTAATAATGTAGAATTATTAGGTCTGGATATCTCAGAATTATTATGGGAAGCTAAGCTTTCAAATTTGGATTGTAATTCTTCTATGAACTATTTCTTTGTCAAAGAAATCGCAAGAAAAAATATTCCCATAGATATTTTTATTGACACCTTTGAATATATGATTCAGGAAAGGTCATTTCAGGCTGGAATGAAAAAATATTATCCCCATGCAAAAAGGATTGGTTATATGCATTTTCCATTGTCTCCGAACCTCCTATGTTCTTTTATTTCAAAAAAAGAAGCCAATTATATTCCCCTTCCTGACAAAATTGTCTTAAGTGGTGAATTTTTTAGGGAAATATTGCTTCGTGAAGGGTATCCTCAGGAAATACTTGTAAGTGGCCCAGCTATCCGATACCAATATCTATGGAAATCCATTATTGATAAGAAAGAAGCAAAAAAAGAAGATAAACCGGAAAAGCACATTGTTCTTCTACCTTTGCCTATAACTCGTGCAGATTCCCTTGAAATATGCCTGAAGGTCTCTGCTGCCTTAAGAAATATAGATAATATTGAAATATGGCTAAAACCCCATCCTTTTATGAGTGAAAAAAAAATAAAAGCGATCATTTCCAAGTATCATTTACCAGAGAACTATATTATTGTTAAAGAAGAAATATCAAAACTCTTGCCATCTGTAAGTGTTGGTATTGTTGCTGTTTCTTCTTCTGCCCTTGATCTTGCGGTTTCAGGTATTCCTATAGTTAGAATTGGTTCGGAAAAAAATCTGAATATAGACCCCTTGGATTGGCTTCAGGAGATAAAAGAGCCGGCATATGATAGCGAAGAGATTAGAAATCAGGTTGAAGAAGCCTTAAATCTGGGTGAAGATGAAAGAAATGAGCTAATGGAAAAAGGGAAAGAATTATTGAAAAAATATTTCAATCCAGTAAATGATAAAACTATGGAGGCTTTCTTTGCTTAAACTAATTATTAAAATTATACATCGCCTTATAAGGTATATTCTGCCATATAAGATGCATCATAAGGAAATAAGGTTAGTAGCTAGTGCTTATGATATGTATTCGGCTCCAGATGAAGATTTCTTTGCTAGTATTTATCTTAAAATAATCAAGGATGCTATTGGAGATAAGGGATTGAAGATACTAGATGCTGGTTGCGGACAGGGAAGACTATCAATTCCATTGGCAAAGGATGGACATATAGTAACCGGGGTTGATCTTACAGAAAAAGCAATTGAGCAAGGGAAAAAATACGCTAACAAGGCAGGGGTTAAAATTGAATTCATCATTGACGATATTCTACATTACCTTAAGGAATCATTAGAAAATCAATTTGATTGTGTAATATGCACAGAGGTGGTTTATATGCTGCCCCAATATGAAGAAATAATAAGGAATCTGGTGAGGACGCTTAAACCAGGTGGAATACTAGCTCTTGGTGTGAGGCCAAAGCTATATAATGTGCTTTATTACATAAAGAATAATAATATTGAGAAAGCCCTTTATATTTCAAAGAATAGGGACGGAAATAAGCTTCACTGGTTTTTCAATTGGTTCACCAAAGAAGAAATAAAGGAGATGTTATGTGCATTGGGTATGAAAGAGTTAAGCATTTATGGAATAGGCTTGATATCAGGGATAGAAGGAGATCCTCAATCATTATTTATCCAACCATCAAAATTAAATGAAGAAAATAGAAAGAAAATCTTTGAAATAGAAGTGCAACTTGGCCCAATTTATCCAGATTCGGGTAGATATATGTTAGTTATAGGCAAAAAGGGAAATAAAAAATGTAATCAATATACTATTGTTTGAAGAAAATTCGCTGAAAAATAGTATTTTAAAAAGGGAAGAAATATCCAATGAAAATTAAATTATTTACTAAATCTCATAATGAAACTTTATTAAAAGAAATCGATAACCAGAGAGGACAGTTTAGCGCGGAAGAACATGCGTAGATTATTGAAAAAGAATTCGCTGAGGATTTTGCCTCTAAGGAGAATCTTTTGCGTAAGTATTTGAAATGCGATCATACAAAATTAGTATCGCTATCTTTTTTGATCAAATATATTTATGATGAAGGATTTCAAAATATTCTCTCCTTGGGTGCCGGTTCATGTTGGATGGAGTATTTGTTAAAGTGTGCTCTTCCCAACAGGAAAGTAATTGCTGCCGATTTTGATTCTTATTTTATTAAAAAGGCGCAGGAATTTTTTCCAGAGATACTTGCAATTCAGTATGATTTTTTCAAGGATAATTATTTGGTTTTCAAAGAAACTCTTGGGATAGAATGTGATCTTGCTGTTTTCTTTGGCTCTGCATATGTTATGAATGATGATGACTTTGTTATTCAGTTTTCTGCTTTGAGAGAGGGGGGGTAAAACGAATAATTGATTTTCATAGCGGGTATGTTTCTTTAAAAGAGATGCTCAAATGGATGGCATTAAAATGTTTCAATTTATTAAGAAGTAAAAACCATTACATTGGCAAATTTCATGGATATGGGAGAACTCGAGGGGAATTGCGAAGGCTTTATAAAAAATCAGGGTTTCAGATTTTAAAGGAAGTAGCGATAACCCCTTATAAGTATGTAGCTATTCTTAAGGCTATAGATTCTTAGGAAAGGGTGTGTAAATGATTCCAGTAAGGTATGGCTGTATTTTCTGATGCTTTAATTGAAAAAGAAATCCTTGAGGCAGAGGATATAAAGAAGATATTGGGGGATGGATAATAAAGAGCATTTCAAGTTTGACAGAGATAGGCTAATAAGGCAGGGTTTTCCTGAGGTAATCCTTGGCTTGGGTAAGAAAAAGGAGGATATTTTAAATATTGTTAAGGAGGCTTTAAAAAGCCCGGGAAATATCCTTATTACAAGAACAAATTGCGATGTTTATCTTGGAATAAAAGAAATTGAAAATAATGCAATATGGCACGAAAATGCTAAATGTATTACCATAAGGAGGAAAAAAGCCGATAAATTAGCTGGTCCTGTGCTTGTTTTAACCGGTGGAACATCGGATATACCTGTAGCAGAGGAGGCAGCAACTACATTGGAGATAATGGATATTGAGGTTTTTAAAAGCTATGATGTTGGTGTGGCTGGGATACACAGGCTATTCAAAGAAAAGGAAAAGCTTGAGAAGGCAATTTGCATCATTGTGGTGGCTGGAATGGATGGAGCATTAGCATCTGTAGTGGGTGGCCTTGTTTCTTGCCCGGTAATTGCTGTTCCAACCAGCATTGGATATGGTGTATCATTTTCTGGCATAGCTCCTTTACTTGCTATGCTTAATTCCTGTGCTCCAGGTATAGGTGTAGTAAACATAGACAATGGATTTGGTGCAGCATACCTTACCTTTAGGATAATAAAAACCATCTCAAAAAAGCATTAATGCTCATGGGGACAAATCCCCTGACCCCTTAACTAAACACATGCAATAATGTATATCGCCCCCTCTACTTTATTGTCTTCCTTAATATATCCAGCATCAAATATAAAATTTCCCTCTTTTTTTCTTGAAGCTGGAGGTTCTATTTTTACATTAAAAACATCTTTAAAATCCCTCCCTATCTTTTTCCCTTTTGTATTGCTAATGGATGAGGCAGATGGATTAAGGTAGAGAATTTTTCCTAGCTCTGAGGTAATCACAACACCCACAGGAAGGTGGTTAAATAGCTTAGAATAAAGCCCTTTTTTTTCCTTATTTTCTTCTCCCTCCCATCCTGCAATCAATTCAAACCTTTCCCACATATCCACTATATTCCCAGAGCTATCCATTATGGGAAGCTTCTTTATTTTGTTAAAATTTTTGAGGAGTAAATTAAGAAAATGGATATCCTTTTCTTTGTCAATTGGATTAAGGTAATACTCAATAACATTGGCAATGGGAAGGTTAATGTCATCCTTCATCCCAGAGGATGCGATTATATCCTGCTTTGAGAGAAAGCCCAACATTTTTCTTTTTTCATCAACTATTGGAATGGAGCTAATGGGATATTTTAGAAATAGCCTGATCAGCTCCATCTTTGTTTTAATTGATTCCATATTCTTTTAAAACCATTTCTATATCCCCTTTCTTTACGAAGATATACCTTTTATCATTTCTAAACCAGGTCATCTGCCTTTTTGCAAATTGCCTTGTTCTTCTTTTCATTAGAGAAATTGCCTCAGCAAGGCTTATTTCTTCCTTTAGATACCTTATAATTTCCCTATATCCAATCCCGCTCATAGAGGTAAGGGAAGGGCTATATCCTAAGGAAAGGAGCATTTTTGTCTCATCAATCAAGCCTTTTTCTATCATTTTCTCTACCCGCTCATTTATCCTTTCATAAAGGGTTTTTCTCTCACAATCTATACATAGGCAGATAAATTTTATTTCCAAAGGCTTTGTTTCTCTTTGTAAAACAGAGATAGGCTTTCCTGTTAAATAAAAAACCTCCAATGCCCTGATAAGCCTCTTTTTATCATTCTTATTTATTA harbors:
- a CDS encoding cyclase family protein, with product MEDTIVKPEELKGILDCDLLMIRTGFFKFRQSDIYRLNNPGISSLSAEWLRRKHPHIKAIGIDSISVSSFQHREEGRRTHQILLAEQGYPGCPMLLIEDMDLSFNNGKLLKVYVVPLMLEGVDSMPCSVIGEYE
- a CDS encoding methyltransferase domain-containing protein yields the protein MIKLWRLSLLKLIIKIIHRLIRYILPYKMHHKEIRLVASAYDMYSAPDEDFFASIYLKIIKDAIGDKGLKILDAGCGQGRLSIPLAKDGHIVTGVDLTEKAIEQGKKYANKAGVKIEFIIDDILHYLKESLENQFDCVICTEVVYMLPQYEEIIRNLVRTLKPGGILALGVRPKLYNVLYYIKNNNIEKALYISKNRDGNKLHWFFNWFTKEEIKEMLCALGMKELSIYGIGLISGIEGDPQSLFIQPSKLNEENRKKIFEIEVQLGPIYPDSGRYMLVIGKKGNKKCNQYTIV
- the larB gene encoding nickel pincer cofactor biosynthesis protein LarB, which encodes MDNKEHFKFDRDRLIRQGFPEVILGLGKKKEDILNIVKEALKSPGNILITRTNCDVYLGIKEIENNAIWHENAKCITIRRKKADKLAGPVLVLTGGTSDIPVAEEAATTLEIMDIEVFKSYDVGVAGIHRLFKEKEKLEKAICIIVVAGMDGALASVVGGLVSCPVIAVPTSIGYGVSFSGIAPLLAMLNSCAPGIGVVNIDNGFGAAYLTFRIIKTISKKH
- a CDS encoding CBS domain-containing protein, with amino-acid sequence MESIKTKMELIRLFLKYPISSIPIVDEKRKMLGFLSKQDIIASSGMKDDINLPIANVIEYYLNPIDKEKDIHFLNLLLKNFNKIKKLPIMDSSGNIVDMWERFELIAGWEGEENKEKKGLYSKLFNHLPVGVVITSELGKILYLNPSASSISNTKGKKIGRDFKDVFNVKIEPPASRKKEGNFIFDAGYIKEDNKVEGAIYIIACV
- the miaA gene encoding tRNA (adenosine(37)-N6)-dimethylallyltransferase MiaA, coding for MKDNTAIVIAGPTGVGKTEIAHKLALKYNGEIICADSRTIYRYMDIATSKPEKSYREQIPYHIIDLVNPSEKFSVADFVAKGCLILEKIFKKGKIPFVVGGCGLYIKRLMDGIFLSPSSSEEIRESLEKEENLWERLKKIDPEKAKVINKNDKKRLIRALEVFYLTGKPISVLQRETKPLEIKFICLCIDCERKTLYERINERVEKMIEKGLIDETKMLLSLGYSPSLTSMSGIGYREIIRYLKEEISLAEAISLMKRRTRQFAKRQMTWFRNDKRYIFVKKGDIEMVLKEYGIN